The following proteins come from a genomic window of Halorubrum lacusprofundi ATCC 49239:
- a CDS encoding helix-turn-helix transcriptional regulator, with protein MSGPRVAELLNHLAHRGDVLKSLEEGHSDSREIANKADKSRSSVDRDIRLLKDDGYVKEYVGDYQLTQFGRFALQVYQLAERLAYAEPIGQYLPPEAPFALLKDAEVREASGTLPQRPIDHVAELIREAQVVKIVAPVVYPSITTELVSRLQDGGITVEILMTEDVQNELWTTFPDEMKACMKSDSCTLQRTNNELPFGMVILEDKTLCLGVYDDSMRLLGTITTRSEDAVEWGISTYRKHRKESEEIFYRGGSHNSSKISTR; from the coding sequence ATGTCCGGTCCCCGAGTAGCGGAGCTGTTAAATCACCTTGCACACAGAGGAGATGTCCTGAAGAGTCTAGAAGAAGGACACTCTGACAGCCGTGAAATTGCAAATAAAGCCGATAAATCTCGGTCTTCGGTTGATCGAGATATTCGTCTTCTCAAAGATGATGGTTACGTAAAAGAGTATGTCGGTGATTATCAGCTAACGCAGTTTGGTAGATTTGCCCTCCAGGTATACCAATTGGCTGAACGCCTGGCCTATGCTGAACCTATTGGTCAGTATCTCCCGCCTGAGGCTCCGTTTGCTCTTCTGAAGGATGCTGAAGTCCGGGAAGCAAGCGGGACGCTTCCACAACGACCTATCGACCATGTAGCTGAACTCATTAGAGAAGCACAGGTAGTCAAAATCGTTGCGCCTGTTGTCTATCCCTCTATCACTACCGAACTTGTCTCACGGCTCCAAGATGGAGGAATAACTGTAGAGATTCTTATGACCGAGGACGTGCAAAATGAACTTTGGACCACATTCCCTGATGAGATGAAAGCGTGCATGAAGAGTGATTCCTGTACGCTTCAACGAACTAATAATGAATTGCCGTTTGGGATGGTAATCCTCGAGGACAAAACCCTGTGTCTGGGCGTATATGATGATTCTATGCGATTGCTTGGGACAATTACGACCCGTTCAGAGGATGCTGTAGAATGGGGAATCAGCACCTATCGCAAGCACCGAAAAGAGAGTGAGGAGATATTCTATCGCGGAGGAAGCCACAATTCGAGTAAAATATCTACTAGATAA
- a CDS encoding homing endonuclease associated repeat-containing protein, which translates to MTGNRDLTCDVCGESFDTKDVLGGHSSSHSRRISEAQLLAEIDRLVDEFGRSPTTTEMDTVGAYSAGTYENRFGSWTEALQSAGYEPVKQHRISEDAILDEISRLATETGTPPTASEMRSKGKFTVTIAQDRFGSWNEALEAAGYDPHKRHRITDEALLEEIHRLVDELGKAPTAQEMNDHGEFSRRPYFNRWEGWQAAIRAAGYEPVGRPSGPDNYNWKEQPAHEWREYGDNWEEQRQKALERDNYTCQTPDCEWTQEAHREEFTRGLHVHHIRPLSAFGDVENEVNFERANRLDNLITVCVEHHHLWERASPLRLDTR; encoded by the coding sequence ATGACGGGTAATCGTGATCTAACCTGCGATGTCTGTGGTGAGTCCTTTGACACCAAGGACGTGCTAGGTGGCCACAGCAGTAGCCATAGTCGTCGAATCTCCGAAGCACAATTATTGGCTGAAATAGATCGTCTAGTAGACGAGTTCGGTCGTTCACCGACGACCACAGAAATGGATACAGTTGGAGCGTATTCAGCTGGGACGTACGAAAACCGGTTTGGCAGCTGGACGGAGGCGCTCCAGTCCGCGGGATATGAGCCGGTAAAGCAACACCGGATTTCCGAGGACGCAATCCTTGACGAAATCAGTCGGCTTGCAACGGAGACCGGTACCCCGCCAACGGCGTCCGAAATGCGCTCGAAGGGGAAATTCACGGTCACAATCGCGCAGGATCGCTTTGGAAGTTGGAACGAGGCGTTGGAGGCAGCTGGATACGACCCTCACAAGCGCCATCGCATTACTGATGAAGCGTTACTCGAAGAGATTCACCGGCTTGTCGACGAGTTAGGGAAGGCCCCCACAGCGCAGGAGATGAATGACCACGGTGAGTTTTCGCGTCGGCCCTATTTTAACCGCTGGGAGGGCTGGCAAGCTGCAATTCGGGCGGCTGGGTACGAGCCGGTTGGTCGCCCATCTGGCCCAGATAACTACAACTGGAAGGAACAGCCAGCCCACGAGTGGCGGGAATACGGGGACAACTGGGAGGAGCAACGACAGAAAGCACTCGAACGCGATAACTACACCTGCCAGACGCCGGATTGTGAGTGGACGCAAGAGGCGCACCGAGAGGAGTTCACGAGAGGGCTTCACGTGCACCACATTCGGCCACTAAGTGCGTTCGGCGATGTCGAGAATGAGGTCAACTTCGAGCGGGCCAACCGTCTGGACAACCTCATTACGGTGTGTGTCGAGCATCATCATCTCTGGGAGCGGGCCTCACCGCTTCGCCTTGATACACGGTGA
- a CDS encoding SOSS complex subunit B family protein, whose translation MSSNSSSSKVVTVDEQAFEKAGGQTVDEDGFPVVDETPEFRATVDMEVQAKVDSNHPDARVEEGPDHMFGKTLEQEERIEAREAELEHISAQAELSQQEGRAKRTRDIAAKRSAERRVEFQKRAASVNPMADPERGDPRAELTQEQLAAVNKQSMRLAKKLDGWSRAAIGRRLGEAVVGGKDLTSAVVGVFEELQTAPGTVIPIGKLENVNRKEVSIEGRVEVLWDADSPAIAQVGLIADDSGKTKVTSWVASDQPWIEEGERVRIHGAAKNWYNGRVSVALTGWSTVHFPERGRWWEA comes from the coding sequence ATGTCAAGTAACAGCTCTAGTAGCAAGGTCGTTACGGTGGATGAACAGGCATTCGAGAAAGCGGGCGGTCAGACGGTCGATGAAGACGGGTTCCCGGTCGTCGACGAGACGCCGGAGTTCCGGGCAACGGTCGACATGGAAGTGCAGGCGAAAGTCGATTCCAACCATCCTGACGCGCGGGTCGAGGAAGGCCCGGATCACATGTTCGGGAAGACCCTCGAACAGGAGGAACGCATCGAGGCGCGGGAGGCCGAGTTGGAGCACATCAGTGCCCAGGCTGAACTCAGTCAGCAGGAGGGACGCGCGAAGCGGACGCGAGATATCGCAGCGAAGCGGAGCGCTGAGCGGCGTGTGGAGTTCCAGAAGCGGGCGGCGAGCGTGAATCCGATGGCTGACCCGGAGCGAGGCGATCCTCGTGCAGAACTCACGCAGGAGCAGTTAGCGGCGGTGAACAAGCAGTCGATGCGGCTGGCGAAGAAACTGGATGGCTGGTCGCGAGCAGCGATTGGTCGGCGGCTGGGTGAAGCCGTCGTCGGTGGGAAAGACCTGACGAGTGCGGTCGTCGGGGTGTTCGAGGAGTTGCAGACGGCACCTGGGACGGTGATTCCCATTGGGAAGCTCGAGAACGTCAATCGCAAAGAGGTGAGCATCGAGGGCCGAGTCGAGGTGCTCTGGGATGCGGACTCGCCGGCCATCGCGCAAGTCGGGCTAATCGCGGACGACAGTGGGAAAACGAAGGTGACGTCATGGGTTGCGAGTGACCAACCCTGGATCGAAGAGGGCGAGCGCGTGCGGATTCACGGAGCGGCGAAGAACTGGTACAATGGGCGCGTCTCCGTGGCTCTAACCGGGTGGAGCACCGTTCACTTCCCCGAGCGCGGTCGGTGGTGGGAAGCGTAG
- a CDS encoding UPF0175 family protein, producing MATDRRRNAVEDKQELATTIGLYVLSEISLGKAAERTGVTRWEMEELLQEAGVELQLGPQSMDELEDEVDVALDLE from the coding sequence ATGGCTACTGATCGCCGCCGTAACGCTGTCGAGGACAAACAGGAGCTCGCGACCACGATCGGGCTCTACGTCCTCAGCGAGATCTCGCTCGGCAAGGCCGCCGAGCGGACCGGCGTGACTCGCTGGGAGATGGAGGAACTCCTTCAGGAGGCCGGTGTTGAGCTGCAGCTCGGCCCGCAGTCCATGGACGAACTCGAAGACGAAGTCGATGTGGCGCTCGACCTTGAATGA